From a single Dysidea avara chromosome 14, odDysAvar1.4, whole genome shotgun sequence genomic region:
- the LOC136244402 gene encoding uncharacterized protein isoform X1 has protein sequence MVKGISHCVATPTAGSSSQTSIIDLYSLGATAETREDFTDSASVIEKKRKSLIAATTKELQHQMFMESSSEGDSGRGSKSFDESTSEGDNGRGSKDLVEKTTSHDQSMNDNRISILEGKADELETMIFEIKARVKKQGKLLKSLMQKYPPSEASNASIDVDAEDASETNEIVIDDDHIQIFGKKVNRLQPESAKLNSNKGNAALQLLGMLFSDEELVNGNPRGVTNSSDKARKKNICQLDPRRINYIKDHIEHKFGKRHFGPLMKSLIQKCTDMYKNHKELRLK, from the exons atgGTTAAAGGGATAAGTCATTGTGTAGCAACACCAACTGCAG GAAGTAGCAgtcaaacaagcataatagaTTTGTATAGCCTTGGTGCAACTGCTGAGACACGTGAAGACTTTACAG ACTCTGCTAGTGTAATCGAGAAGAAGAGGAAGAGCCTTATTGCAGCCACTACTAAAGAGTTGCAACACCAAATGTTTATGGAG AGTTCAAGTGAAGGTGATAGTGGAAGAGGATCTAAAAGTTTTGATGAG AGTACAAGTGAAGGTGATAATGGGAGAGGatcaaaagatttagttgag aaaactacatCTCATGATCAGTCAATGAAT GATAACAGGATTAGCATTCTTGAAGGAAAAGCAGATGAGTTGGAG ACAATGATCTTTGAAATTAAAGCAAGAGTCAAGAAGCAAGGGAAGTTGCTTAAATCACTTATGCAAAAATATCCACCATCTGAAGCTAGCAATGCGTCGATAGATGTTGATGCAGAGGATGCTTCTGAAACAAATGAGATTGTTATCGATGAT GACCACATCCAGATTTTTGGAAAGAAGGTTAATCGACTACAGCCAGAGAGTGCAAAACTCAACAGCAATAAAGGAAACGCTGCACTCCAGCTACTCGGGATGCTTTTTTCTGATGAGGAGCTTGTCAATGGTAACCCCAGGGGGGTTACAAATTCCAGCGACAAGGCAAGGAAGAAAAACATTTGTCAACTGGACCCTAGAAGAATAAATTACATCAAAG aCCACATTGAGCATAAATTTGGTAAAAGACATTTTGGGCCACTAATGAAAAGCCTCATACAAAAGTGTACAGACATGTACAAAAACCATAAAGAACTAAGGCTCAAGTAA
- the LOC136244402 gene encoding uncharacterized protein isoform X2, with protein MAESSSEGDSGRGSKSFDESTSEGDNGRGSKDLVEKTTSHDQSMNDNRISILEGKADELETMIFEIKARVKKQGKLLKSLMQKYPPSEASNASIDVDAEDASETNEIVIDDDHIQIFGKKVNRLQPESAKLNSNKGNAALQLLGMLFSDEELVNGNPRGVTNSSDKARKKNICQLDPRRINYIKDHIEHKFGKRHFGPLMKSLIQKCTDMYKNHKELRLK; from the exons ATGGCTGAG AGTTCAAGTGAAGGTGATAGTGGAAGAGGATCTAAAAGTTTTGATGAG AGTACAAGTGAAGGTGATAATGGGAGAGGatcaaaagatttagttgag aaaactacatCTCATGATCAGTCAATGAAT GATAACAGGATTAGCATTCTTGAAGGAAAAGCAGATGAGTTGGAG ACAATGATCTTTGAAATTAAAGCAAGAGTCAAGAAGCAAGGGAAGTTGCTTAAATCACTTATGCAAAAATATCCACCATCTGAAGCTAGCAATGCGTCGATAGATGTTGATGCAGAGGATGCTTCTGAAACAAATGAGATTGTTATCGATGAT GACCACATCCAGATTTTTGGAAAGAAGGTTAATCGACTACAGCCAGAGAGTGCAAAACTCAACAGCAATAAAGGAAACGCTGCACTCCAGCTACTCGGGATGCTTTTTTCTGATGAGGAGCTTGTCAATGGTAACCCCAGGGGGGTTACAAATTCCAGCGACAAGGCAAGGAAGAAAAACATTTGTCAACTGGACCCTAGAAGAATAAATTACATCAAAG aCCACATTGAGCATAAATTTGGTAAAAGACATTTTGGGCCACTAATGAAAAGCCTCATACAAAAGTGTACAGACATGTACAAAAACCATAAAGAACTAAGGCTCAAGTAA